One genomic segment of Helianthus annuus cultivar XRQ/B chromosome 14, HanXRQr2.0-SUNRISE, whole genome shotgun sequence includes these proteins:
- the LOC110914996 gene encoding telomere repeat-binding protein 4 encodes MVSKKRLYNGGFDGFLAPVVPKAPRSSRRISHKKSSAGSEICPFELLAAVAGKLLQESETSVSSTGPERKEQITVHEEGVKQEPLEVKINPLRLDYLDQGCCGENEFVPVPSNLELKLEPAVKDLPQSDNDSALEHASIVSTSDFSKEVNANVKLETSCDGMMDSKETKVQTNAVEKLSEDFTAVKSCVNHRVLSSSCNNAHLHRNNVKIGIRDDDENYFSFNQHIAKMRALRWQSRPGCRRIRKLLTTTRHWKSAPKLKSYEPSNATSRGVKAFDQDRKNIYMRERCQEATDAKRRKLFHHNSKPDYVQETSSESISNTPKAKSVTSSVINHKSPFQSKDGHVKFSINSFKVPELYIEIPETSTIGSLKRTVVEAVTAILGGELHVGVLLQGEKINDDNTTLQQTGVSLNSDTLGFILEPNLPEASQIEQFEPPSLPPCDNHEPPPPPPPISLASPIMDVGFLNSSVDVDPPVVTCLENITENNQESKQVSIEETVDTKAIVPIRQLNPETLAMVPLNHKVSKKTELSQRRTRRPFSVSEVEALVEAVETLGTGRWRDVKIRAFDDANHRTYVDLKDKWKTLVHTASISPQQRRGEPVPQALLDRVLAAHSFWTQNQLKPHGKHQTEPIQTLPAVKV; translated from the exons ATGGTGTCAAAGAAGAGACTATATAATGGAGGATTTGACGGTTTTCTTGCCCCTGTCGTACCTAAGGCTCCGAGGTCCTCAAGA AGGATTTCACATAAGAAATCATCAGCGGGTAGCGAAATCTGCCCCTTTGAGCTATTGGCAGCTGTGGCTGGCAAGTTACTGCAGGAGAGTGAAACTTCTGTTTCTAGCACTGGTCCAGAAAGAAAAGAACAGATTACCGTTCATGAAGAAGGTGTTAAGCAGGAACCGCTTGAAGTCAAAATCAATCCTCTAAGATTGGATTATCTTGATCAGGGATGTTGTGGTGAGAACGAGTTTGTTCCTGTACCCTCTAACTTAGAGTTAAAACTAGAACCCGCAGTGAAGGATCTGCCACAGTCCGACAACGATTCCGCTTTAGAACATGCTTCTATAGTTAGCACTTCAGATTTCTCGAAGGAAGTTAACGCTAATGTGAAGTTAGAAACCTCATGTGATGGTATGATGGATAGTAAGGAAACCAAAGTGCAAACAAATGCAGTAGAAAAACTAAGTGAAGATTTTACCGCAGTTAAATCATGTGTGAATCATCGTGTATTAAGTAGTTCATGTAACAATGCACATCTGCATAGGAATAATGTAAAGATAGGTATTAGAGATGATGACGAAAATTATTTTAGTTTTAATCAGCATATCGCCAAAATGAGAGCGTTGAGATGGCAGTCACGTCCCGGATGTAGAAGAATACGGAAGTTGTTGACTACTACTAGGCACTGGAAATCAGCTCCGAAGCTGAAAAGCTATGAACCGTCTAATGCTACCA GTCGTGGAGTCAAAGCGTTTGACCAAGACAGGAAAAACATATACATGAGAGAACGTTGTCAAGAAGCGACTGATGCTAAGAGAAGGAAGCTGTTTCATCATAACTCAAAACCGGATTATGTTCAGGAGACGAGCAGTGAAAGTATATCTAACACACCTAAAG CAAAATCAGTGACGTCTTCGGTTATCAACCATAAAAGTCCCTTTCAATCTAAGGATGGTCATG TGAAATTTAGCATAAATTCCTTTAAAGTGCCAGAACTATACATCGAGATTCCCGAGACATCGACAATAGGTTCTTTAAAG AGGACGGTTGTGGAAGCTGTAACAGCGATTCTAGGAGGTGAATTACACGTAGGGGTACTTCTTCAAGGCGAAAAGATTAACGATGACAACACAACGCTGCAACAAACAGGCGTTTCGTTAAACAGTGACACTTTGGGATTTATATTAGAGCCTAATCTTCCCGAAGCTTCTCAGATCGAACAATTCGAACCTCCATCATTGCCACCATGTGACAATCatgaaccaccaccaccaccaccacccat TTCTCTAGCTAGTCCTATTATGGATGTGGGTTTCTTGAACTCTTCGGTAGATGTAGATCCTCCTGTAGTAACTTGTTTGGAGAACATAACTGAGAATAATCAAGAAAGTAAACAGGTATCGATAGAAGAAACGGTGGATACTAAAGCTATCGTGCCAATCCGACAACTGAATCCAGAGACACTCGCAATGGTCCCGCTAAACCACAAAGTGAGCAAAAAAACCGAACTTTCACAACGTAGAACTAGAAGGCCGTTTTCTGTTTCTGAAGTAGAAGCACTTGTAGAAGCTGTTGAAACACTCGGAACTGGAAG ATGGCGCGACGTTAAAATCCGTGCATTTGATGATGCAAACCACCGAACTTATGTGGACTTGAAA GATAAATGGAAAACATTGGTTCACACAGCGAGTATATCACCTCAGCAAAGAAGGGGGGAGCCAGTACCGCAAGCTCTACTGGACCGAGTCTTGGCGGCACATTCTTTCTGGACTCAGAATCAACTTAAGCCACATGGGAAACATCAGACCGAACCCATTCAAACTCTGCCAGCGGTTAAAGTTTGA